From the Hordeum vulgare subsp. vulgare chromosome 1H, MorexV3_pseudomolecules_assembly, whole genome shotgun sequence genome, the window CTGCAGCGCCTTGGCGTCCCTCTCTCGTCGCTGCTCCGGCGTGAGCCCGTCGTCGCGGCCCTTGCTCCCCGGCTTCCGCGCCTGCGCCCTCTGCCTGTCCCGCTCCCTCTGGTCGCCGCGTGCAGCCGCCAGCCCAGGTCAAGGAACAACACGTACAGAACAGAGAAGTACAGATCCAACCAGAACACGCATACGGTAACAACGAAAAATATAGAATTTTCGACAGGGATCAATGAAACTAGATGAATCAGAGAAGGCAATTTTTATTCGCGGTGAAGGATATGAGTCATGGCCGCTCCGAGGTAGAGAGATTTGGGGGACGGGAGAAAGATTgacggagagagggagggggcaggTCGTAGTATAATTGTTGTGGTTTTGGATCGTGAGGTCGGAACGGGGGTGGGGCGTGTGGCGGTGTATATGTAGGGCCGCGGGGTAGGTTCCGGAAGCGCCTCTCCCTTCTGGAACGTTCGGCGCCGAATAAATAAAAGGAGGAGATAAAAGCGGAGCCGTCCATCCAGCCAATAGGGCGGTGCGTGTGGGCGACGCGAACTCGGTGCGCGTCATGTGGTACTTTCCCTGTTCGTATCCGCGGCGGCCAGGAATTCTCTAGGACATCTACTAATGGCTTATTTCCTAAGATCACAcactaaggccttgtttggtacagtactagtgtattttagaaaatttatggagattattCCGATCAAATCCCTCAATCCCCACCAATCCCATAACACCATTTgattctagtgtatttgacatgtttcatcctCACATTTCTTTTTAAATCTTTaaattatagtgcatttttctcaatacacAATACACTATCCCTACCTAAtgtattggggataaatggggatttgaagggattggaTGAAGGTTGGTGTTTCACCCAATTCATTGGAGGATTATCTCCACCAATCTCCTCAAAAAcactagtactccctccggtcaTTTTTACTCCGCGTATTAGATTTCGGTctagtcaaactttgcaaagtttgaccaaatttatattaaaaaataccaatatctacaataccaaatatatacATTATAAAACTATATTTCGTAAATAATCTAACAATATTGATTTGGCATGAtgaatgttcataattttttctATAAGTTTAGTCAAAATAGAGATACTCTGACTTCACACAAaacttatatgcagactaaaaaggaccggagggagtaccaaacaaggcctaattGTTATAAAAAAAGATCACCCACTAACTCCAACGAGCGATCCATTTCATTCGCTCACGTCCGTTTGGATCAACGCGGATACAAAAGTCGATTCAACGAGTTGATTCAAATAAACGCGCGTTCGCTTTTCGTCCGTAGAGGATTCATTTTCGGTCCATTTT encodes:
- the LOC123412516 gene encoding small EDRK-rich factor 2-like — translated: MTRGDQRERDRQRAQARKPGSKGRDDGLTPEQRRERDAKALQEKTAKKAAQATKGADDAKKNAAGKK